The DNA sequence tttttcgaGTACCTTGTCCTACGTGCATCATGGTTGCCGGGCGGCCTTGTACTTTGCCCATTTTATTGGCTTATTTACCATGTATAAACATtaaattatgtgaaaattttgctgTGGAATTCGTAAAGGACGCGTTACTCAGTGAACAGCTTTAGTTTTATGCTATGTATGGAgattaataaaaccaatatgTGTTGCTATATCGCTACAACTTTCCGGCtataaaatcaacaattcaGAGACTTACAATGTGCTACTTTCAAGGCTCTTGAATCGTATGTTTTGCCTACTTTGTTTCGTAATGAATTGACCATTTTCCCCACGTTTACCAGACGCTAGTAAGTAGTAGGTTGAGGATCCACCCTTTTCAATTGAATAAAACCTTTCATAGTTGTCTAATGCTGCAGGATAATTTGCTTCTGTTTTCAGATGCATGCAGAAACAATGTAAAGGATCAAATGGTTAATTATAACATTTCAGTAAGAGCATTTGTAACGACATGAGAATAGCGCACATTCCATTGCCTAATAAAGCTTGGAGAAAGAGCTAAGCCCTTCAAGGTCAAGGCCACAAGGATTGTAATGGTTTAGTAATTATAGTATACTTATCTTTAGTGCATATGAAAATCTTCAACCAATGAGTACAGGACGTGCTGCACCAATCAAGGGACAAACTAAATGCCCCGCATTTTCTACAAAACTAAGGTTTTACAATGAGAGAAAAGCAGGAAGATGGCAGGCTAAGCAACTCGCTAAACCCTTTTGAGTTCTGTATGTTATAGACATGGCTCGCTGATAAACTTGAATAGCATAAGCGTCTATGCCTTGACTAATTCTGGGGTAGAAACCACCTTCCTCGAACAGTCTCAGCTGCTCTGGCTACCAAAATGGAATTTGGTAAGGGCTTTTGCATACGGTGTGACATTCTAACAACTGGAGTTTTAAGATTTGAGCCATCGTAACACAAAGCCCCCCACCTATGGCTGAACCCTTTCCGTCCTCTTCACTCTAGCGCTGGATGGAGTCTTAGGCTAAGACGAGGCGACAATGCACTCACCAACCTCACTTTTACAAAGGGGGCATAATGCATTGATCTTTAACCATTTGTCAACGCACTCAACGTGAAAGACATGAACGCAGGGCAGCTCCCTCAGCTCATCATCATCCACATATTTGGCCAAGCATATACAACAAAGCTGCACAAGGTAGGGAGGAAAAGGTtttccattaattaaaaaaaacaataagataaTGGATTATGTAGATGACCTTGAATTACTGGAACATCAAGTACATAACAAATATCagcttgaaaaaattgaattgttttttgtattttgtttgaaagtttgaaaaagttgtaataatcaGCAATTGCAAATTCACCCCTTAGGAGATGAGATGATGTTTGTGTTTAAGTGTTAACTATTGCTAAAGAAAGGCAAGCTGATATGCAAATTCAGCTAGTTGCACAAAAAGGAGTTCGAAATTCTAAATGTCTAAGAACAGTTGGGCAGAATTTTCACAAGTTTTGCGTAATCTGTTTGTAACAGCaactttcaatttaaattcAGTTGCCAGTAACTCAATTTCAAACTATGGATTAAGACACCACAAGAACCCAATATCAAACTTACTGCATCCTCTCCTGATATGTCCCGTTCCTTGTCTGTTCCCACGGCCAAGACCCCACCTTCATTTGCTCCTGTGTTGATTTCCTGATCCTCAACATTGccttttttcttcaacttgAACTTGTAGGTTGGCAGAGCATTTATAGATTCCGAGGTTGCTCCTCTAGTCTGAGAAAGATCCTCACGAATGCCCAAAACAGAAATTATGCAAGGCAAGCAGCAACAAATCGTTGCACATAGTATGAAAGGCATGGCATATCCAATACAGCTGAAGGTAAGAAACACTATACATAATCTGTAGGCAAGACAAGAAACAGTTAGGTAGCTCAACTAGGAAAATCCccctaaaaataaatcagtAAAATGTCATTAAACCGGTACCTATACAACTTGGGAGCATCAGAGGGTGAAGAGTGACCTCCAAATATCCACACATTGCCCACAACAAACCAGACTGCAAAAAAGCAATCTAAGGCCATCTTGAAATGGTCCACCAATCCATTGAGTCTGCAAATCGGTAACCAAATCCTTCACTTTGTCACACCAGATAATGAGTATGAAACAGAagagcttttgttttgttttgttttgttttgtttttccttttggtgGGGGTGTGTTAAAGTTGGGGAAGGGAAAATACAAAAACTCCTATCTTTTTATATCGACTACTTGATTCTACACGTTACAGTAAACAGCAGAAAATCTACATAAGTTGCTGATTTTGCTCTTGAAACTACTTGTTTAGACACAAATTCTGTTAAGAGTGCTACTGATTCCACAGCAGTAAACCACACTTGAGAAAGTCAACTTTGCCAATATATTCTAAGAGGAATAATGGGTAAGCACAAAGCAAAATTACATGAAAACCTTGAGTTTTTACTGGTATCCTTCTATGCCTTGGTTGTATATGACATGCGCACACATGTTTGTGCACGCACACAGGGCATGAGACTGGACAAGGCTCTCATTCAGAAGCATGAAAATTGGCTTAATATCCTATACTAAAGGACTACAAGCCAAAGCAATTCCTTTCACATTTGATATATTTAATGATATTACAATAATTTTGACGGCCACATAATAACACATTTACAAGAAAGTTTGCAACAAAGTTCAACAGTTGTTTTAAGACTCATACTGAGCTACTCTTGTTGATTGTCAATACATCACACATATCTTTGATAACCAGGAACCCCAGGAACCATGCAAACACAACATGTCCTTTACCCAGTCAAACTTTGTCCCCGTTCCACATCACATGGATCAGGTAAACATTGACTTTTTACCGATAAGACATGGCccctaaaaattgtttgcacccaagggtttAAACCTTAGACTTGGGGTATGCTACCAAAATTCCAAATGGAACATTGTACTCCCCAAGGTTCAGAGACTTGTTTGACCTGTTCTAGTCTATCAACCATTCTTTGGTATTGTATTATGGTAAGCGGGATTTGATTGAAGAAAACATACTTCAACAATTGCAATGAACACTGCCACCACTACCACAGCTAACaccatttcattttcacaatagcACCACTGCCAACCACCAATTTCATGAAAGCAGAGATGCTGCGGCACCGCCAGATACCACTCTAAATTTGTCAGTTGCTGCCACTATAACCACCACACTGCTGCCAAGTGTCAACAACACTGCTCTGTGCATATGCTTAGTGTCTGCTAATTGTCTAGTACTGATGGCTATGGAAggataatctaaaaataaagcATTCATCCAAATGCGTTGTTACATAACATTTAGATTAACTTGGAAAATTCTGCATCAATGCCAAATTTTTATTATGCTGCTCAAACTATCACCAAAATAGGTCATGAGTATTGATATAACATGCCATCtttaggggaaaaaaataaagacttttgcgttacttttatatattaatttgaataaGACTCATCTAACAAAAGGCACTtcaaaattaagatatttaacATGTCAAACCtaattcaaagttcaaaatgtTTATGCTCATCACCCTAAACTATTGTAATCACTACAAAACAATAACTAACAAGGAAAAACTATTAAATGaattgagagaatgagaatcaACAGTTTTGTAAATTCATACTGACTTTAAGGGACCataaattttcataacaaaCCTTAACTTCATTAATTAAAATGTACTCATATTCTTTAGTTGCTAAGTACAGGGCATAGCAGCAAGATCATGATGGCTATAATGAAAGCTTGGCCTGGACAATATTGCAAAACATGGACTAAACAACATATGATAAGTAGGAATATGGACCTCTATTTGCAAAACAAACAAGCATTACTGGATATTTGAATGCTAAACGAACAATAAAAAATGCAGAGATACCGTGTACTTAAGGTTCCACTTTGGTTGTTCCTTGAGAAATTCTCTGAGGTCTGGATATTTTCCTCATCTAGAGATTGAGTGACAGAGATAGCAGTATAAGATGTAGGTTCTGGAGTATTGGTATGAGAAGAGCCTTGAAGTTGATGTGATTGAGTAGAATCTTGGTCAGTTCCCTGGTTGCGGTAACGATAACGCCAGTAAAGAATAGGAAGTGTTGCAACACAGCCGAAGGCATAACCCACAACCCATGCAAACAACGGAGTTTGTGGATTTTCATTTCTTGACAACGACAAAACAACGATGGATGCTATAATTTGACTCACAGTGACAACTAACTCAACAGAAATCCATAGCCCAGAATTCAATGGGCTCCCACGGCGACGACCATAGCCATCACCTCTTCTCCTGAATGAGGAAGTCCTAAAGTTTAATCTATTTGATGAAGACAGAGAAGTTTGATAAGTGGGGACTTGTGTGCTACTGGATGGTCTATCTTCATGCTGAGTTGAATCCATTCTGGCTGGCTGTTCGTCATGAGAGGAGCTTGATGACGCATCATCATTTCTAGATACGTCAATTATGTGCTGATGAATGTTATGGCTTTCCATCTGCTCCATCAGCAAAGGGTATTGGTCAGTTTGAGCGTTTTGATTTCTTTCCTGAGAGGTAACATCCATCTACGTCAGGTGGTCAGCTTAGAAGGCAAGAAAGCATATATCCCTAATAATGAACCTTCCAACCTTCCAACCTCTTCCCCAAATCTCTTTTTGAACAAACAAAAACTTGTCTAAAATGCTGAATGGCTTGCAACAAGATCCCAGTAACACTTGGCATGACAAGTTCTAAAACATTCAACTGTCATTCTGATTAATATGCAGGCTGCCACGGAATAAGAACCATAATCAATTTCTTTACTCAACAAATTACAGAACCGAGTTTCAATTCCAGAGACATTGTCAAAGAAGAAATGCAACATCCACAAGTTGTAAGACATGTAATAAAAGCTTACTCAAAATGACTGATAGTATAATCAGACAAAAGGGCAGAAACATGTTTCACGcgatattttttacatatttacaaATACGTATTAGCAGACTACTCTCTACAACTTTGTGAACATcagtacaaaaaaataaataaaacaaaataaaataattaactctTAATAATCAATTATACCAAGATAGATGGTCAATAATAGCAAGATTTTTACGAATAGATTAAAGCAGGCAGGcgaaaaaaatatacattgataaaagagaagaaaaacataGCCACCAAAATTTGGGGTGGTTATAAAGTTCAGAATGCATCACGTTTTCATCTAAATCTAGATCCTTGCAAGAATAATACTAATCAGCACACAATAGCCCCAGATGACAGAGACCCGCTGACTGAAAACCCAAATTCACAGCATCTACGATCAATATATAAAGCTCAGAAACAAAACCCATAAATCAAACCTTCCTTGTACAGATAATTTGTAACATATTGGACCGACTTATGAGAAATCATTAacttttaccgatcaaaaaagaATTGGACTGATTTATGAGAAATCACTAAtaatttaaactaaaaataaaattagcatgaattagaaataaaataaaacccgaAACCATCAAAGATTGGTACATTAAATCCATACCAGATTCTAACAAATGACAACATTTAGCGGGAGAATATAAAGAAACTAATCAGATAAGCTTTCGGAGCTCACTTTATTTCCTGGTGAAATGTGATTTTCTCGAGAAAAATATAGCGTCAGCTTTCGTGCTCCATTGATAACGCAAACTCTTTTCCgcgagagaaagaaagagagatagagggTGGGAGTGGGACACTGGTAGAGTCAGAGAGAAGGTTGAAAACAGGTGTGTTATCTCAAGCAAGCGGTAAATTGGACCGTTGGATTATAGAGTGACATCGAAATCGTGGGGTCTTTCTCGATTGGGAAGACGTATTTGGGCCGTCTGATAATTTTGAGCTTACCCATTTTATActtcatagtttttttttttttttaaatccaatgtttagatttttttttttctctaataagCTAATGGTtgggtttaaaaatatatatataaacattataaaGTTCTTTAAAATGCTCTAGATTGAAAAATCCAGCCATTCTTAATAGAAGATGAAAGATGAggtaattttagatgaaaaataaaaattaaaaaaaatattgttagaatattattttttaatattattattgttttgagatttgaaaaaattaaattgtttattatattttgtatgagaatttaaaaaaaatataatgatgagataaaatgaaatattttctgaatctAAATGGGATCAATTCTTGTATTCAAGAGTTTCTTTTTTGtgattgaaaagaaatttaaatttaccatgttatttgaaaatatgttcttttTAACTTGTAACCAAATTGCACTTTCTTCTGCTTGGTTTTGTTTATGAAAGCATGTGTATAGGTAGTTCTCGCCTCGGCTGGTGTAAATGATAGCAAGaaatttgagtttgagtttttGTTCCAGAGGTAGTTTGGAGGGATGTGCTCGTTAAGGAATGAAATGATTGtttggatacttagaatatctcaatatatttataaatagtagtaaaataatttgagttaaaatattttattagattttgaaagatagaagagaaaaaattgaataaaaatattataaagctaataaattgttcaaaaataattttttaatattatttttattttgagatttgaaaaaagtattttttgtattttgtttgaaaatttaaaaaagttatgatcattaaataatgattagatgaaaaagttgaatatttgaaattgaaagtgttttgtattttagtagggctgtaaatgaaccaattTGTTTGATAGCCCTCTCGCTACTCGtccggttaaactcgaatcaaaattgactcgtaaaaaaaaacattcgcCCGTGAAAACAGATACccgctcgattagtaaatgacacataattgacaaaactcgactcgactagGCTAATGAGCGTTAAGACCCCACTCGTTTATGTCTAAGTCGATTCGTTAGGTTGATtaaattaaaactcattcatatatgaaaaaatcttcttcacactctactgtgtgaagaagccccagcacacctaacgtgctgggttgaaaaaaaaaaaaaaactaaactaaactatgtgaggtgtgtggagagtgtaATGTGCAGTAGAGTGTGATATAACATtccttttcatatatatatatatttctatgtaTTAcctaataatataaacataatatttttataattaaatatataatatttaacctaattatttatgtctatatattgaatatacttcgtgactatattttataatttgtacaataattagtcgataagatttaataatttcatatactagtatgtgtgaactatatatgaaatagatatatactatcatattatgtgtatatattaataatttctacatgcatataatatcttgttattatggataaatatcaactagttagatattaattatttataaattttgaaaatcttattattcaatagatgttctacttgttagttgtacaaagtcaatattatatttcttttatctaatttattaattattaaatcttattaaaaaaaaacaattcgaGCTGAATTTGAGTTGGAAATTTAGTTTACTGAGTCGAGCtcgaataaaatataaataaaaatttcgaGTTCGAGTATTTTGATTTGAGCCGAGCTTTATAAGCCAAAAATCGAATCAGCTTGACTCGATTATAgccctatatttattttagtattgtttggaaataaaatattaatacatgatACAACTTGAAAATAGTTGTGTTGTCAAACAGGCCCAAAAtcattttgttattatatatacatatatttggGAACTTGcactgtttggatagtgaatatattttatttcatcatattcaatctcatctcatcattataatttttttaaattttcacacaaaatataataaaaaatttaattttttaaatcttaaaataataatactattaaaaaataaaattttattcaactttcaatttttatctaaaattatctcatattgttataaaaaaaaggcaccTTAGTTAATCGCTTGTTCAATCTCATACGTGTTTGCTACGAAACAATGTTTTCCAACCGATAAAAGAAGGCGACACCCACGACCCATAGGATTTTGAGAAAAGTCTCCTTCTATAGTTTAGTCAATGCCCAATCAGGTAAGAGAGAATTCTCTATCTTAGAATATTGGAAATTAATATGTTGAGACTTGAGAGGATAGCACACATTTGTTGCGTAAATTAAAATAGAGAGTAATGTTGTGCAAGTACCGCacatttgttttgaaaaagaaaaatgaaatttattattaaaaaattaatttttttcaagttgatCATgtgtttactcattttttttaaagagattgcaCGACACTTGCTAATTTCACGgctaaaaatatcatttctctgaAACCTAAGTTATGTGGACTAGATTTTTTTTGCATATTCCTTTGCAAGAATGATCCCTGTAACGATACCTTACCTTCCAACTTGTTACCATTTTACTAAACAGCATTTAGCCTAGGGCTGTGCATTCAGATCCAGATTCGAGAACATCCAGATCCAAATCGGGGCGGATATCGGCCGGATAAATCCGGCATAAATCCGGGCAGGTATCGGATATCCGGTTTAAtactatctttttctttttttttagcttttcttttttctaaattattgtTTTAGCACTTTGTAAACGGctatttttatcactttctttTAGCACTTtttgaaaggttttttttttttttttaaaggacatattttaaacactttagggtaggtttggggggtgagattagaattttgtgttttgttttgaagtttaaaatattaagttttaatattattattgtttttggatttgaaaaaagtgtattgggattttaaaaagttgaattgtttattatattttgtatggagatttgaaaaaggtataatgatgagatgagatgagatgagaattttgtgttttgtttgatgtcccaaacctgccctaaaagcctttttttaaaaaaaaaaaaaaatctttttaacactttttaaagGGCTTTTTTAATAggccattattttttataggcattttttatataatgaatatctTTATAggtattttaaactttttattgaccattcaaatttttataaaacaaactaATCAATAATAAACATCAACACATATAATACACTGcatattacattgttgtttacatcacaatgcaaaacatcaatttacaaacaaaataaataaaatacatcacAACAATATTAAGACGTAACACTCAATGCTATGACTATCTGCCTccaatataaataaagatagaaatatTTCTATctcttaatattttcaaagaatcATATTGCTGTTATTgctcatcttcttcattgtcTCCATCCAAATTGGTCAATGGTACCAAAACTATTCTGAAAATAGACTTAGTAAATAATAAAGTACTAAAAATTGATAAAGATAAAGTACTAAAAACATATTTAGAAATAAATGCTTGACCCAGTTGTGGAGATGGAGAACTAGGGAAACAGTGGCAGCACAATAAGCTTGGTTATTCTGtcctttttaatttatcaaagATAAAGCACTTTGGGACATATTCAAACATATTAGTTGATggaaaaagaatatattaatgCTCAATTTATGATCAGTAGCTTGATAAATAATTAccagcatgcatatatattaatagaacATATGTTTTAGTAGCTTGACAAAACTACTAAAACTCTTATCAACaagttagatatatatactgctcattaaacaaaaatacaacGAGAAAcataaagaataaagaattttaaataattacaaaatgtATGTTAAAAAAGCAAGATAATAAAGCACTAAAAATGGCGTAttcatctttatcttcatcttcatatttgcataatatgtctttaaattcatctacattgacttatgcatctctaaattttcacatagcCATGAATAATACTTCTTCAAGTTTAAAGAAGTACTATTCActcttcaaacattatttttaatgttttttctctctcctacccattaaaatcaactttgtagtatttgtattaatatgattttgatatatgaaatttgtattaagttgattatacaaagtgtttttttagtatatattaatatttattgataaagttggtcattttgatatatgaaatttgtatttgtGAGCACATGgtactaattgtaaaatatataaaaataataatttaaagaaaaaaataaaaagtaaaaatattttattattatttagttaaaaaatgcataattcaatgtggaagtttttcttgatatgcaaaatcaatattcaaaagatgtaattttgaagatgcatatagagaaaccaaTACTAGTGCTACATCTTGCACTTTAGTCTTTAAACAAAGCAAAATATTTAGTAATACATCTTctatttcaaacaaaacattattcaaatacaagcTCATGGACACAACATCCCTTCCATAGAATCGGTTCATAGGGTACAAAGTTTATGCCCTCTTTCAgtcaaaagcatatatatagtttattcacacacacaaacacaaaaatccaGATCTAGGCAAACTGCATCTGGATTTAAACACAAAAACTTAGATCTGAGCAAGTTGCATTTAGatttaaacacaaacacaaaaaccCATATTCACATTTAGAACtctaaaagatttttgaggAATAGAGAGGACATAACAAACGACCAAGAGTAGATTCAAGTCATTAGCTATCTCAACGAGTCCTATATGAAAGAGATCTGCAACAACTTAAAAACGAAGACAAAAACATTTCACACAAAACACACATTCGACTGGGTTTCCATAAACTACACCAaatctataataaaaaattttaaaaaccccataaaacgTTCAAATCTAGAACGGATTAGATTCACAGACCAAATGGATATGaacaaacaaaaatgtaaaCTCAGATCTAATCTATCCAAACCAAATGGTGAAGCCAAGTTGGGCAGATCTGGGAGAAGCTGCTTGTAAGCAGAGATCTGGGTCAATAGAAGCTCCTCGTGCTTACTCCACTTCTATAACAAGACACGAAGTGGAGACCAATGAGAGCGAGAGAGATCGGATCTCAGAGTTTTGCCTTTGTCTAAGGGGGGATGGCGGCGATAGGTTTCCTTGAGGGATGCtagggttagagagagagagagagacagagagagagagagagaagttaggGCCTAGGATTTCGTTGGGTTGAAGTTTTGAAGGAAATTGAAATGGTGATGGCATGATGCACAAAACGACATGCGAACCGTTTCTTTAAAATGTAATTGGGTTACAGATATCCGGTCATATAATCGGATCCGTAATCAGTTTTGGATTCGTAACCGAATATCTTACccatccggatttaatccggacAAATAACTGCCCAGATTAATCCAGATTTTTAGGTTCTAGACCGGATCAAGAAAAAATCTAGTCTAGATGTACATCCCTAATCTAGCCATGTCCATTTGCTTGATATTCCTTGAAGCACAACCTTAGCATTTATTAACCTACCAATGACTTATCCTATTGGGTCAAAGGTTGTGACTTATCCCTTATGAGGTTAATAAGGGAGTTACACCCTTTCAATGCACTTGAGACATGTATGCCATCtaacaagagaaaaatagaattgACTGCAGGTAAACAAATTCCATACACCTctcccccctctttctctctcctcaagcctaaggtctctctctctctctctctctctctctctctctctctctctctctctccaagtcATCGCACTCGATTCTCTCTCTTAAGCTCGAAACTCTCTTTCTCACCCCTCAGTcgctctccctctctttctccttaGTTGATCTCTGTCATCCGGTTGCTCTGTAAGTAAGCTTAATATCTGTCGCTTTCAAATAGAAAAGAATTTGGTTGTGAATCTGATATATTTTAGGTTGATTGTGAATCTAGTGTATTTTAGAGGCtgattttgtaaatttggtGTATTTTAGGCCGATTGCTCTGTAGGTAGGCATGGTATAAATCTAGTGCATTTGTTGTGAATATAGGAAAGTATTGGGCTTGATATAGGGATAGAGGGAGCATTTTTTCCCCttcaatgtcttttttttttttttttttctttttgggtttacCAATTATCAATGTTCTTAAAATAATAGCTCggacaatttataataatatataattattttttttcctggagTTTCTACTGTTGGATAATTATTCGGGAAGAAGAACTTCTAGTCAGTTCAATGTTCTAACGTGGAAATAAATTATGGACCGGTTGGAGTGGAGAGCTAGgtggttgagaaattattttctcaaatcGATTCTACTATAAATAACGCAAATCTGCTAggtgtcttttttttattggagggtgtaaaataCACACCACATCCAATCTgaagttttttttccctaatattatatcttgtaaaaaaatttaataaactgaCGTAAGTAtgccatatttattttataattaaaataattttataatttaatatatcatatcatacacAAACTTCTTCTCATAAAATCATCTTGTGCgccaaatattttactttttattatgttatactttatttgttattttagtttgttgtgaaatgtgttttgtgattatcattactttttttttgtaaaatactttataaaattaatattattttataaaaatattattatcgtataatattattataaaatagagaaatgatacttgtaatcGTGAGTGTTCAAACACCGTGTAGTCGCtgtgaaaaaagtaaataaatacaggacccacatgaaaaaaattaattatttaattatagatctcactcttttttaaagtgactgcacggTGTTTACGCATTCTACGATTatacgtagaattactctataaaatatattataaaaatatgttgtgcaatTATCATTGAGCTAATATGTTGGGCCTTGCCGTTCTGCTTTCAACTCCTTGGGCTTATCTC is a window from the Juglans regia cultivar Chandler chromosome 7, Walnut 2.0, whole genome shotgun sequence genome containing:
- the LOC109008635 gene encoding E3 ubiquitin-protein ligase At1g63170-like, translated to MDVTSQERNQNAQTDQYPLLMEQMESHNIHQHIIDVSRNDDASSSSSHDEQPARMDSTQHEDRPSSSTQVPTYQTSLSSSNRLNFRTSSFRRRGDGYGRRRGSPLNSGLWISVELVVTVSQIIASIVVLSLSRNENPQTPLFAWVVGYAFGCVATLPILYWRYRYRNQGTDQDSTQSHQLQGSSHTNTPEPTSYTAISVTQSLDEENIQTSENFSRNNQSGTLSTRLNGLVDHFKMALDCFFAVWFVVGNVWIFGGHSSPSDAPKLYRLCIVFLTFSCIGYAMPFILCATICCCLPCIISVLGIREDLSQTRGATSESINALPTYKFKLKKKGNVEDQEINTGANEGGVLAVGTDKERDISGEDALCCICLAKYVDDDELRELPCVHVFHVECVDKWLKINALCPLCKSEVGECIVASS